From the Helicoverpa zea isolate HzStark_Cry1AcR chromosome 28, ilHelZeax1.1, whole genome shotgun sequence genome, one window contains:
- the LOC124643746 gene encoding SID1 transmembrane family member 1-like isoform X1 yields the protein MACLGWLGIVFLIGLPYLCLQENINKGEIIFHYNNTYKYNVPYTVSVNKSTEYILEFAGELETYDTPARVTVASDFANKTYPLFITARQQKGVFSWQLPMIVQTPIKLEQFTNISRTLCPHNNMFTEDEETCDVSTQNTPIIHLTSSSPDSIDVTILVETVTDFFVRLNSTTNLTTTPSQPMYYFFPFDQSNDLDLSYQHAKRKYMCDHESTGEYSHFLLRTNLETRSWLSRPKSVIVMIESDDDICAVVSIQNFSCPVFDNERDILYDGYYLTMTRRGGITLTQDTFPIGFYIVFIVKTTDEDCLDKASNATLPQLAQYIGWTETEQVRLVTNDGRVKNFSFRIIQTISYQDYAIAAGAALAFFSSFYIAFVIAVICRRRVQAHHQTMHEEEGLTPPLTPHDVTNVPTARRRHVNVVDTSGESTSRQCLVGDGDVYNSGRTDGSSSSDTESDFSTLDDVNTDKDIYRLGGKLCVANLARCRPRVLSARSKMYLWNVLTVAVFYTLPVIQLVVTYQRLLNQSGNQDLCYFNFLCAHPLLVLSDFNHVYSNLGYVLLGLLFLMQVWRRHNTHQNKTPAQKELGIPQHFGLLYAMGIALVSEGLLSAAYHVCPNSMNFQFDTSFMYVTSVLCMVKIYQSRHPDINARAHATFGVLALIIFIGLVGVLNANFYFWIAFTVLHLVTCLIMTFQIYYLGRFRLDGGIICRAARELVSRPLAAITPTYCGRCVLLIIANLANWAIAAYGVAQHSRDFASHLLLVLMSNLFLYTLFYIVMKLLHRESIRWYSWVFIAMTYSIWFGSSYFYLDQNTNWALTPAQSRQSNRQCSLLQLYDSHDIWHFLSSTAMFFSFNMYLTIDDNLSRTPRNNIMVF from the exons ATGGCGTGTCTAGGATGGTTGGGAATTGTGTTTTTAATTGGCCTACCGTACTTGTGTTTGcaagaaaatataaacaaaggAGAAATTATATTTCATTACAACAACAC aTATAAATACAATGTACCGTATACAGTGTCTGTCAACAAAAGTACGGAGTATATCCTGGAATTTGCTGga GAGCTGGAAACGTATGACACTCCGGCCAGGGTGACCGTGGCCAGCGACTTCGCTAATAAGACTTACCCCTTGTTCATTACTGCTAGACAGCAGAAAG GGGTATTCTCCTGGCAGTTACCCATGATAGTCCAGACTCCGATCAAGTTGGAACAGTTCACCAACATATCCAGGACTCTATGTCCTCACAACAATATGTTTACGGAAGACGAAGAGACTTGCG ACGTTTCTACGCAAAACACGCCGATTATCCACTTAACATCATCATCCCCAGACTCGATAGACGTCACCATTTTGGTAGAAACGGTCACAGATTTCTTCGTCCGACTAAATTCTACCACGAATTTAACTACCACGCCCAGTCAACCTATGTATTACTTCTTTCCTTTTGACCAATCAAATGACCTTGACTTGTCTTACCAACATGCAAAAAGGAAGTATATGTGTGACCATGAAAGTACGGGAGAATATTCGCATTTTCTACTAAGAACTAATTTGGAAACTAGAAGTTGGCTGTCTAGACCCAAAAGTGTGATAGTCATGATTGAGTCTGATGATGATATTTGTGCTGTGGTTTCTATACAGAATTTTTCg TGCCCAGTTTTTGACAACGAAAGAGATATATTATATGATGGATACTACCTTACAATGACTAGAAGAGGCGGCATCACACTCACT CAAGACACATTCCCCATAGGTTTCTACATAGTGTTCATAGTGAAGACTACGGACGAGGATTGTTTGGACAAGGCCAGTAATGCCACTTTGCCGCAGCTGGCTCAGTATATCGGATGGACCGAAACGGAGCAAGTTCGCCTTGTTACGAATGATGGACGGGTGAAGAATTTTAG TTTCAGGATAATACAAACAATATCCTACCAAGACTACGCGatcgcggcgggcgcggcgcttGCGTTTTTCAGTTCATTCTACATCGCGTTTGTGATCGCCGTCATATGCAGGAGACGAGTGCAGGCGCATCATCAAACGATGCATGAGGAAG AAGGTCTAACCCCCCCTCTGACGCCACACGACGTGACAAACGTGCCGACAGCGCGGCGACGTCACGTCAACGTTGTGGACACGAGCGGCGAGAGCACGTCACGACAATGTCTAGTCGGAGACGGGGATGTGTATAATAGTGGGAGGACAG ACGGCAGTTCATCTTCCGACACTGAGTCTGATTTCTCTACGTTAGACGACGTGAACACAGACAAGGATATCTACAGGCTTGGCGGGAAGCTGTGTGTCGCCAACTTGGCTAG atgtcGTCCACGCGTCTTGTCAGCTAGATCTAAGATGTACTTGTGGAACGTACTCACGGTGGCCGTGTTCTATACGCTACCTGTTATACAACTTGTCGTTACGTACCAAAGG CTTCTGAACCAATCAGGGAATCAAGACCTGTGCTATTTCAACTTCCTATGCGCCCATCCACTGCTGGTGCTATCAGACTTCAACCATGTGTACTCGAACCTCGGCTATGTGTTACTAGGCTTACTGTTTTTGATGCAAGTCTGGAGGCGCCATAATACTCATCAGAATAAGACGCCGGCGCAG AAAGAGCTAGGCATCCCGCAGCACTTCGGTCTGCTGTACGCGATGGGCATCGCTCTCGTCAGCGAGGGTCTGCTGTCAGCAGCATACCACGTGTGTCCCAACAGCATGAACTTCCAGTTcg ACACATCGTTCATGTACGTGACATCCGTACTGTGCATGGTTAAGATTTACCAGTCACGTCACCCCGACATCAACGCCCGAGCCCACGCCACCTTCGGCGTACTCGcgcttattatatttattg GTCTAGTAGGAGTATTAAACGCGAACTTCTACTTCTGGATCGCGTTCACGGTGCTGCACCTCGTCACCTGCCTCATCATGACCTTCCAGATATACTACCTTGGACGGTTCCGACTTG ACGGCGGTATAATCTGCCGTGCAGCCCGCGAGCTGGTCTCCCGACCCTTAGCCGCCATCACGCCGACGTACTGCGGCCGCTGTGTGCTGCTCATCATTGCGAACTTGGCGAATTGGGCTATCGCCGCTTACGG AGTTGCGCAACACAGCCGCGACTTCGCGTCGCATCTACTACTCGTGCTGATGAGCAATCTGTTTCTCTACACGCTATTCTACATCGTCATGAAGTTATTACATCGAGAGTCTATACGGTGGTACAG CTGGGTGTTCATAGCGATGACATACTCCATATGGTTTGGATCCAGCTACTTCTATTTAGACCAGAACACTAATTGGGCg CTAACCCCAGCACAGTCCCGGCAAAGCAACCGCCAATGTTCGCTACTCCAACTATATGATTCTCACGATATTTGGCACTTTCTATCTTCAACCGCCATGTTTTTCTCATTTAACATGTATCTAACTATTGACGATAACCTCTCTAGAACGCCTAGAAATAATATCAtggtattttaa
- the LOC124643746 gene encoding SID1 transmembrane family member 1-like isoform X2 produces the protein MACLGWLGIVFLIGLPYLCLQENINKGEIIFHYNNTYKYNVPYTVSVNKSTEYILEFAGELETYDTPARVTVASDFANKTYPLFITARQQKGVFSWQLPMIVQTPIKLEQFTNISRTLCPHNNMFTEDEETCDVSTQNTPIIHLTSSSPDSIDVTILVETVTDFFVRLNSTTNLTTTPSQPMYYFFPFDQSNDLDLSYQHAKRKYMCDHESTGEYSHFLLRTNLETRSWLSRPKSVIVMIESDDDICAVVSIQNFSCPVFDNERDILYDGYYLTMTRRGGITLTQDTFPIGFYIVFIVKTTDEDCLDKASNATLPQLAQYIGWTETEQVRLVTNDGRVKNFSFRIIQTISYQDYAIAAGAALAFFSSFYIAFVIAVICRRRVQAHHQTMHEEDGSSSSDTESDFSTLDDVNTDKDIYRLGGKLCVANLARCRPRVLSARSKMYLWNVLTVAVFYTLPVIQLVVTYQRLLNQSGNQDLCYFNFLCAHPLLVLSDFNHVYSNLGYVLLGLLFLMQVWRRHNTHQNKTPAQKELGIPQHFGLLYAMGIALVSEGLLSAAYHVCPNSMNFQFDTSFMYVTSVLCMVKIYQSRHPDINARAHATFGVLALIIFIGLVGVLNANFYFWIAFTVLHLVTCLIMTFQIYYLGRFRLDGGIICRAARELVSRPLAAITPTYCGRCVLLIIANLANWAIAAYGVAQHSRDFASHLLLVLMSNLFLYTLFYIVMKLLHRESIRWYSWVFIAMTYSIWFGSSYFYLDQNTNWALTPAQSRQSNRQCSLLQLYDSHDIWHFLSSTAMFFSFNMYLTIDDNLSRTPRNNIMVF, from the exons ATGGCGTGTCTAGGATGGTTGGGAATTGTGTTTTTAATTGGCCTACCGTACTTGTGTTTGcaagaaaatataaacaaaggAGAAATTATATTTCATTACAACAACAC aTATAAATACAATGTACCGTATACAGTGTCTGTCAACAAAAGTACGGAGTATATCCTGGAATTTGCTGga GAGCTGGAAACGTATGACACTCCGGCCAGGGTGACCGTGGCCAGCGACTTCGCTAATAAGACTTACCCCTTGTTCATTACTGCTAGACAGCAGAAAG GGGTATTCTCCTGGCAGTTACCCATGATAGTCCAGACTCCGATCAAGTTGGAACAGTTCACCAACATATCCAGGACTCTATGTCCTCACAACAATATGTTTACGGAAGACGAAGAGACTTGCG ACGTTTCTACGCAAAACACGCCGATTATCCACTTAACATCATCATCCCCAGACTCGATAGACGTCACCATTTTGGTAGAAACGGTCACAGATTTCTTCGTCCGACTAAATTCTACCACGAATTTAACTACCACGCCCAGTCAACCTATGTATTACTTCTTTCCTTTTGACCAATCAAATGACCTTGACTTGTCTTACCAACATGCAAAAAGGAAGTATATGTGTGACCATGAAAGTACGGGAGAATATTCGCATTTTCTACTAAGAACTAATTTGGAAACTAGAAGTTGGCTGTCTAGACCCAAAAGTGTGATAGTCATGATTGAGTCTGATGATGATATTTGTGCTGTGGTTTCTATACAGAATTTTTCg TGCCCAGTTTTTGACAACGAAAGAGATATATTATATGATGGATACTACCTTACAATGACTAGAAGAGGCGGCATCACACTCACT CAAGACACATTCCCCATAGGTTTCTACATAGTGTTCATAGTGAAGACTACGGACGAGGATTGTTTGGACAAGGCCAGTAATGCCACTTTGCCGCAGCTGGCTCAGTATATCGGATGGACCGAAACGGAGCAAGTTCGCCTTGTTACGAATGATGGACGGGTGAAGAATTTTAG TTTCAGGATAATACAAACAATATCCTACCAAGACTACGCGatcgcggcgggcgcggcgcttGCGTTTTTCAGTTCATTCTACATCGCGTTTGTGATCGCCGTCATATGCAGGAGACGAGTGCAGGCGCATCATCAAACGATGCATGAGGAAG ACGGCAGTTCATCTTCCGACACTGAGTCTGATTTCTCTACGTTAGACGACGTGAACACAGACAAGGATATCTACAGGCTTGGCGGGAAGCTGTGTGTCGCCAACTTGGCTAG atgtcGTCCACGCGTCTTGTCAGCTAGATCTAAGATGTACTTGTGGAACGTACTCACGGTGGCCGTGTTCTATACGCTACCTGTTATACAACTTGTCGTTACGTACCAAAGG CTTCTGAACCAATCAGGGAATCAAGACCTGTGCTATTTCAACTTCCTATGCGCCCATCCACTGCTGGTGCTATCAGACTTCAACCATGTGTACTCGAACCTCGGCTATGTGTTACTAGGCTTACTGTTTTTGATGCAAGTCTGGAGGCGCCATAATACTCATCAGAATAAGACGCCGGCGCAG AAAGAGCTAGGCATCCCGCAGCACTTCGGTCTGCTGTACGCGATGGGCATCGCTCTCGTCAGCGAGGGTCTGCTGTCAGCAGCATACCACGTGTGTCCCAACAGCATGAACTTCCAGTTcg ACACATCGTTCATGTACGTGACATCCGTACTGTGCATGGTTAAGATTTACCAGTCACGTCACCCCGACATCAACGCCCGAGCCCACGCCACCTTCGGCGTACTCGcgcttattatatttattg GTCTAGTAGGAGTATTAAACGCGAACTTCTACTTCTGGATCGCGTTCACGGTGCTGCACCTCGTCACCTGCCTCATCATGACCTTCCAGATATACTACCTTGGACGGTTCCGACTTG ACGGCGGTATAATCTGCCGTGCAGCCCGCGAGCTGGTCTCCCGACCCTTAGCCGCCATCACGCCGACGTACTGCGGCCGCTGTGTGCTGCTCATCATTGCGAACTTGGCGAATTGGGCTATCGCCGCTTACGG AGTTGCGCAACACAGCCGCGACTTCGCGTCGCATCTACTACTCGTGCTGATGAGCAATCTGTTTCTCTACACGCTATTCTACATCGTCATGAAGTTATTACATCGAGAGTCTATACGGTGGTACAG CTGGGTGTTCATAGCGATGACATACTCCATATGGTTTGGATCCAGCTACTTCTATTTAGACCAGAACACTAATTGGGCg CTAACCCCAGCACAGTCCCGGCAAAGCAACCGCCAATGTTCGCTACTCCAACTATATGATTCTCACGATATTTGGCACTTTCTATCTTCAACCGCCATGTTTTTCTCATTTAACATGTATCTAACTATTGACGATAACCTCTCTAGAACGCCTAGAAATAATATCAtggtattttaa